The DNA sequence TGGGAGAGTCGTTTTTGACCGCAATGAGTATATAAGCAACCTGAAAGTTGAATTAAAGGAATTCCCGTTCTATGGAAGAAAGCTGAAGATGGGCGTGGAATTTGCGAAATTAATAAGGCGCTATATGGATGGAAAGGCATTTTTTGAAAATAATCATTATCTCGATGCCTATAACCATGTCGTTCATTCTCTTCACCACCTGGCGCGGCTTGCTGTCATTGAAAGCGGCTTTCACCCTGAAGTCACTGTATGGCATCAGGTTAAACAGATAGAACCGGAAATCTTTAAATTATATGAAGAGCTTGTCATCAGTGAAGAGCCATTAGAAAAACGCCTTGAGCTTCTTTTTCTGGCAAGTGAATTCCTGATCCATTCAAAAACCAAAATCGGGATTCAGCATCTCACTGATATAATGTCCGAAAAAGAGGACTGGTCCTTCAATGAAATGATCACCCATCCTGAATTAAGTGCTTATTCTGTTGATTTAAGTATGCTGCTTGAATATCTGATCGATAAACATCTAATAGAGGCAGTTGAAATTGTGACGAAAAGCCCTGGTTTGTATCACCGCCATTATCGGACGAAAAAATTATTTTAAAAAAACATTAAAACGTATTGACCTTTTATTATTTACTTGATATATTTATATCCGTCGCTGCTAGTTGTTCAGCAAAAACACAGTGGCTGACGGATTTAAATAACAACCTGAAAAATTATTTTTGAAAAGTGTTGACAGAACGAATGACACATGATAAGATAATAAAGTCGCTCAAGGGCGGCGAGGTTAAAAGAAGATTGTTCTTTGAAAACTGAACGAACAAAAACGTCAACGTTAATCTTATTTTTATCAGAGCTAAATCTTACTCTTATATGGAGAGTTTGATCCTGGCTCAGGACGAACGCTGGCGGCGTGCCTAATACATGCAAGTCGAGCGGACGGATGGGAGCTTGCTCCCTGAAGTCAGCGGCGGACGGGTGAGTAACACGTGGGCAACCTGCCTGTAAGACTGGGATAACTTCGGGAAACCGGAGCTAATACCGGATAATGCACAACCTCTCATGAGGTTATGCTGAAAGATGGTTTCGGCTATCACTTACAGATGGGCCCGCGGCGCATTAGCTAGTTGGTGAGGTAACGGCTCACCAAGGCAACGATGCGTAGCCGACCTGAGAGGGTGATCGGCCACACTGGGACTGAGACACGGCCCAGACTCCTACGGGAGGCAGCAGTAGGGAATCTTCCGCAATGGACGAAAGTCTGACGGAGCAACGCCGCGTGAGTGATGAAGGTTTTCGGATCGTAAAACTCTGTTGTCAGGGAAGAACAAGTGCCGGAGTAACTGCCGGCACCTTGACGGTACCTGACCAGAAAGCCACGGCTAACTACGTGCCAGCAGCCGCGGTAATACGTAGGTGGCAAGCGTTGTCCGGAATTATTGGGCGTAAAGCGCGCGCAGGCGGTCTCTTAAGTCTGATGTGAAAGCCCACGGCTCAACCGTGGAGGGTCATTGGAAACTGGGGGACTTGAGTGCAGAAGAGGAAAGTGGAATTCCACGTGTAGCGGTGAAATGCGTAGAGATGTGGAGGAACACCAGTGGCGAAGGCGACTTTCTGGTCTGTAACTGACGCTGAGGCGCGAAAGCGTGGGGAGCAAACAGGATTAGATACCCTGGTAGTCCACGCCGTAAACGATGAGTGCTAAGTGTTAGAGGGTTTCCGCCCTTTAGTGCTGCAGCAAACGCATTAAGCACTCCGCCTGGGGAGTACGGCCGCAAGGCTGAAACTCAAAGGAATTGACGGGGGCCCGCACAAGCGGTGGAGCATGTGGTTTAATTCGAAGCAACGCGAAGAACCTTACCAGGTCTTGACATCTCCTGACAACCCTAGAGATAGGGCGTTCCCCTTCGGGGGACAGGATGACAGGTGGTGCATGGTTGTCGTCAGCTCGTGTCGTGAGATGTTGGGTTAAGTCCCGCAACGAGCGCAACCCTTGATCTTAGTTGCCAGCATTAGGTTGGGCACTCTAAGGTGACTGCCGGTGACAAACCGGAGGAAGGTGGGGATGACGTCAAATCATCATGCCCCTTATGACCTGGGCTACACACGTGCTACAATGGATGGTACAAAGGGCTGCAAGACCGCGAGGTTAAGCGAATCCCATAAAACCATTCTCAGTTCGGATTGCAGGCTGCAACTCGCCTGCATGAAGCTGGAATCGCTAGTAATCGCGGATCAGCATGCCGCGGTGAATACGTTCCCGGGCCTTGTACACACCGCCCGTCACACCACGAGAGTTTGTAACACCCGAAGTCGGTGGGGTAACCTTTTGGAGCCAGCCGCCTAAGGTGGGACAGATGATTGGGGTGAAGTCGTAACAAGGTAGCCGTATCGGAAGGTGCGGCTGGATCACCTCCTTTCTAAGGAATATATACAAGACGTGACGCTCTTTGTTCGTTCAGTTTTGAGAGTATAATCTCTCATTTTGTTCTTTGAAAACTAGATAATGTAATGAAGAAGACATTACCGAGTAATCGCCATTTTAGGTTTTCTCTCTTATAAATAAATAAGAGTTTAAAAACCGTGAGGGTGATGAGAAGCGAACAGGTCGAGGAATCGATTGAGGAAGCACCGGAGCGTATGTTTTGTATACGTGAGGATGCTGACGATTGAGATGACGAAGAGATGTGAAGCTTATCATCGGCCGAACAGGTTAAGTTAGAAAGGGCGCACGGTGGATGCCTTGGCACTAGGAGCCGATGAAGGACGGTACTAACACCGATATGCTTCGGGGAGCTGTAAGTAAGCTTTGATCCGGAGATTTCCGAATGGGGAAACCCTCCATCCGTAATGGGATGGAACCCTTGCCTGAATACATAGGGCATTGGAGGCAGACCCGGGGAACTGAAACATCTAAGTACCCGGAGGAAGAGAAAGCAAACGCGATTCCCTGAGTAGCGGCGAGCGAAACGGGATTAGCCCAAACCAGGAGGCTTGCCTCCTGGGGTTGTAGGACACTCTACACGGAGTTACAAAGGAACGGAGTAAATGAACAGGCATGGAAAGGCCGGCCATAGAGGGTAACAGCCCCGTAGTTGAAACTTCGTTCCCTCCAGAGTGGATCCTGAGTACGGCGGGACACGTGAAATCCCGTCGGAAGCAGGGAGGACCATCTCCCAAGGCTAAATACTCCCTAGTGACCGATAGTGAACCAGTACCGTGAGGGAAAGGTGAAAAGCACCCCGGAAGGGGAGTGAAACAGATCCTGAAACCGTGTGCCTACAAGTAGTCAAAGCCCTATGACCTTCAGGTCAGGGTAATGGCGTGCCTTTTGTAGAATGAACCGGCGAGTTACGATTACATGCGAGGTTAAGTTGAACAGACGGAGCCGCAGCGAAAGCGAGTCTGAATAGGGCGAATGAGTATGTGGTCGTAGACCCGAAACCAGGTGATCTACCCATGTCCAGGGTGAAGTCCAGGTAACACTGGATGGAGGCCCGAACCCACGCACGTTGAAAAGTGCGGGGATGAGGTGTGGGTAGCGGAGAAATTCCAATCGAACTTGGAGATAGCTGGTTCTCTCCGAAATAGCTTTAGGGCTAGCCTCATGTTGTAAGAGTCTTGGAGGTAGAGCACTGTTTGGACTAGGGGCCCCCATCGGGTTACCGAATTCAGACAAACTCCGAATGCCAAAGACTTATCCATGGGAGTCAGACTGCGAGTGATAAGATCCGTAGTCAAAAGGGAAACAGCCCAGACCACCAGCTAAGGTCCCAAAGTATACGTTAAGTGGAAAAGGATGTGGAGTTGCTTAGACAACCAGGATGTTGGCTTAGAAGCAGCCACCATTTAAAGAGTGCGTAATAGCTCACTGGTCGAGTGACTCCGCGCCGAAAATGTACCGGGGCTAAACGTATCACCGAAGCTGTGGGTGGACACCATCAGGTGTCCGCGGTAGGAGAGCGTTCTAAGTGCATCGAAGTCAGACCGCAAGGACTGGTGGAGCGCTTAGAAGTGAGAATGCCGGTATGAGTAGCGAAAGATGGGTGAGAATCCCATCCACCGAATGCCTAAGGTTTCCTGAGGAAGGCTCGTCCGCTCAGGGTTAGTCGGGACCTAAGCCGAGGCCGAAAGGCGTAGGCGATGGACAACAGGTTGATATTCCTGTACCACCTCTTTACCGTTTGAGCAATGGGGGGACGCAGGAGGATAGGGTAAGCGCGCTGTTGGATATGCGCGTCCAAGCAGTTAGGCTGCAAACGAGGCAAATCCCGTTTGCATCAGGCTGAGCTGTGACGGCGAGGGAAATTTAGTACCGAAGTTCCTGATTCCACACTGCCAAGAAAAGCCTCTAGCGAGGGAAAAGGTGCCCGTACCGCAAACCGACACAGGTAGGCGAGGAGAGAATCCTAAGGTGAGCGAGAGAACTCTCGTTAAGGAACTCGGCAAAATGACCCCGTAACTTCGGGAGAAGGGGTGCTTTTTAGGGTGAATAGCCCGGAAAAGCCGCAGTGAATAGGCCCAGGCGACTGTTTAGCAAAAACACAGGTCTCTGCGAAGCCGCAAGGCGAAGTATAGGGGCTGACGCCTGCCCGGTGCTGGAAGGTTAAGAGGAGGGGTTAGCGCAAGCGAAGCTCTGAATCGAAGCCCCAGTAAACGGCGGCCGTAACTATAACGGTCCTAAGGTAGCGAAATTCCTTGTCGGGTAAGTTCCGACCCGCACGAAAGGCGTAACGATCTGGGCACTGTCTCAACGAGAGACTCGGTGAAATTATAGTACCTGTGAAGATGCAGGTTACCCGCGACAGGACGGAAAGACCCCGTGGAGCTTTACTGCAGCCTGATATTGAATTTTGGTACAGCTTGTACAGGATAGGTAGGAGCCTTTGAAGCCGGAGCGCCAGCTTCGGTGGAGGCATTGGTGGGATACTACCCTGGCTGTATTGAAATTCTAACCCGCGCCCCTGATCGGGGCGGGAGACAGTGTCAGGCGGGCAGTTTGACTGGGGCGGTCGCCTCCTAAAAAGTAACGGAGGCGCCCAAAGGTTCCCTCAGAATGGTTGGAAATCATTCGCAGAGTGTAAAGGCACAAGGGAGCTTGACTGCGAGACCTACAAGTCGAGCAGGGACGAAAGTCGGGCTTAGTGATCCGGTGGTTCCGCATGGAAGGGCCATCGCTCAACGGATAAAAGCTACCCCGGGGATAACAGGCTTATCTCCCCCAAGAGTCCACATCGACGGGGAGGTTTGGCACCTCGATGTCGGCTCATCGCATCCTGGGGCTGTAGTCGGTCCCAAGGGTTGGGCTGTTCGCCCATTAAAGCGGTACGCGAGCTGGGTTCAGAACGTCGTGAGACAGTTCGGTCCCTATCCGTCGTGGGCGCAGGAAATTTGAGAGGAGCTGTCCTTAGTACGAGAGGACCGGGATGGACGCACCGCTGGTGTACCAGTTGTCTTGCCAAAGGCATCGCTGGGTAGCTATGTGCGGAAGGGATAAGTGCTGAAAGCATCTAAGCATGAAGCCCCCCTCGAGATGAGATTTCCCATAGCGTCAAGCTAGTAAGATCCCTGAAAGATGATCAGGTTGATAGGTCTGAGGTGGAAGCGTGGTGACACGTGGAGCTGACAGATACTAATAGATCGAGGACTTAACCACATTTGATTGCTTTGTAATTCTTCTTCTGCATTATCTAGTTTTGAGGGAATAAAATTTAAAAATTCTCTTGCAAAATAATAAAAAGACGGTATAATAATACTTGTCTTGAAAAAATAGTCTGGTGGCGATAGCGAGAAGGTCACACCCGTTCCCATACCGAACACGGAAGTTAAGCTTCTCAGCGCCGATGGTAGTTGGAGGTTCTCCTCCTGTGAGAGTAGGACGCTGCCGGGCGAAAGTATTCTAATATACTATCATTCCGCAGTAGCTCAGTGGTAGAGCATTCGGCTGTTAACCGAACGGTCGTAGGTTCGAATCCTACCTGCGGAGCCAATTATGGAGAGCTGTCCGAGTGGCCGAAGGAGCACGATTGGAAATCGTGTAGGCGGTTTATAGCTGTCTCAAGGGTTCAAATCCCTTGCTCTCCGCCATTTAAATTATATAATGGCCCCTTGGTCAAGCGGTTAAGACACCGCCCTTTCACGGCGGTAACACGGGTTCGAATCCCGTAGGGGTCACCATTTCGGAGGATTAGCTCAGCTGGGAGAGCATCTGCCTTACAAGCAGAGGGTCGGCGGTTCGATCCCGTCATCCTCCACCATTATAACTTTTTATTGTCGCGGGGTGGAGCAGTCCGGTAGCTCGTCGGGCTCATAACCCGAAGGTCGCAGGTTCAAATCCTGCCCCCGCAATCTGGTCCTGTGGTGTAGCGACGAGCGACACTGCAATGAATATGCTGCGAGTTGCCTCAACGGATTTGCTTCCTTGAGTCATCTGGAAGAGGAAGAGTCAGTCCTGCAGGCTTCTCGGGCATAATCAAGACCCAAATTTATAAAATGGTCCCGTGGTGTAGCGGTTAACATGCCTGCCTGTCACGCAGGAGATCGCGGGTTCGATTCCCGTCGGGACCGCCATTTAAATTTAATTAGGCTCAGTAGCTCAGTCGGTAGAGCAGATTGCTACCTTCATTGAACAGCTCCTGCGGCAATCTGTGAGGAAGTTCGTAAGAACTGACGAACAAAGGACTTAAAGTATAAAAGGTTTTGGATGAAAATTTTATTATGGCTCAGTAGCTCAGTCGGTAGAGCAAAGGACTGAAAATCCTTGTGTCGGCGGTTCGATTCCGTCCTGAGCCACCATTGTTTGT is a window from the Bacillus infantis NRRL B-14911 genome containing:
- a CDS encoding nucleotidyltransferase-like protein, translating into MEDILRPIYQERASQANTLGVLIIEKRNKAVPVTDTFDAVLLIVVQEAEVPVFVKHYTYNDKKAALHIVKESQLNEWILHGSNRKIFDWLYNGRVVFDRNEYISNLKVELKEFPFYGRKLKMGVEFAKLIRRYMDGKAFFENNHYLDAYNHVVHSLHHLARLAVIESGFHPEVTVWHQVKQIEPEIFKLYEELVISEEPLEKRLELLFLASEFLIHSKTKIGIQHLTDIMSEKEDWSFNEMITHPELSAYSVDLSMLLEYLIDKHLIEAVEIVTKSPGLYHRHYRTKKLF